From the Opitutia bacterium genome, one window contains:
- a CDS encoding isoprenylcysteine carboxylmethyltransferase family protein — MRNASFLFRVAVLLYGLFAYAVFFGTVLYAVGFIGGFMVPKTIDGTPATSFGGAALIDAALIGLFALQHSVMARPFFKRWLTRFVPVAAERSTYVLASSVALLVLFRYWEPMGGSVWTVEQPAVRLLLQVGYALGWLVVLATTFLIHHFDLLGLRQVWLFFHGRDYTGLRFVTPGLYQVVRHPLYVGWLMTFWLTPHMTVAHLFFALLTTAYIFVAIQFEERDLANAHPEYHDYRRRTPMLLPRFRRKDAH; from the coding sequence ATGAGAAACGCCTCGTTCCTCTTCCGCGTCGCCGTGCTGCTCTACGGTCTTTTCGCCTACGCGGTCTTCTTCGGCACCGTCCTGTATGCGGTCGGTTTCATCGGCGGTTTCATGGTCCCCAAGACGATCGACGGCACGCCGGCGACGTCGTTCGGCGGAGCCGCGCTGATCGACGCCGCGCTGATCGGCCTGTTCGCGCTGCAACACAGCGTGATGGCGCGCCCGTTTTTCAAGCGCTGGCTCACGCGGTTCGTCCCCGTCGCCGCCGAGCGCTCCACCTACGTGCTGGCGTCGTCGGTCGCGCTGCTTGTGCTCTTCCGCTACTGGGAGCCGATGGGCGGCAGCGTGTGGACCGTCGAACAACCCGCGGTGCGCCTGCTGCTGCAAGTGGGCTACGCCCTCGGCTGGCTCGTCGTGCTCGCGACGACGTTTCTCATTCATCACTTCGATCTGCTCGGCCTGCGCCAAGTGTGGCTGTTCTTCCACGGCCGCGACTACACCGGCCTGCGCTTCGTCACGCCCGGACTCTACCAAGTCGTCCGCCATCCGCTCTACGTCGGGTGGCTGATGACCTTCTGGCTCACGCCGCACATGACCGTGGCGCATCTCTTCTTCGCTCTCCTGACGACGGCCTACATTTTCGTCGCGATCCAGTTCGAGGAACGCGATCTCGCCAACGCGCATCCGGAATACCACGACTACCGCCGCCGCACGCCGATGCTGCTGCCGCGTTTCCGTCGCAAGGACGCCCACTGA
- a CDS encoding PEP-CTERM sorting domain-containing protein (PEP-CTERM proteins occur, often in large numbers, in the proteomes of bacteria that also encode an exosortase, a predicted intramembrane cysteine proteinase. The presence of a PEP-CTERM domain at a protein's C-terminus predicts cleavage within the sorting domain, followed by covalent anchoring to some some component of the (usually Gram-negative) cell surface. Many PEP-CTERM proteins exhibit an unusual sequence composition that includes large numbers of potential glycosylation sites. Expression of one such protein has been shown restore the ability of a bacterium to form floc, a type of biofilm.): protein MRTLLHARATHSRIAPTRSSFLAVVAFGVSLVCASSVSAQTILTGELLTNPGAESNLTGWTITSGVGYLADAGTYDPGYNPHSGTRQFVAGAAPGASGTLGQLVNLTSLSSVILDRIDAGLVSADVSLWYNIYYQGGLPDYLHVTLTFQDASSNSLGTATTADLNSSYSGGSLWNYYSDSFAVPVGTRAITYTIVSQRGANGGSYIDAFSDDHSLVLSTVPEPASSALVGGLLVCIAALIVLRRRTAGQPHGPPPRPVIP, encoded by the coding sequence ATGCGCACTCTTCTCCACGCCCGCGCGACGCACTCGCGGATCGCGCCCACTCGCTCTTCCTTTCTCGCCGTCGTCGCATTCGGCGTGTCGCTCGTCTGCGCCTCGTCAGTCTCGGCACAGACCATTCTCACCGGCGAACTGCTCACCAATCCCGGCGCCGAGTCCAACCTCACTGGATGGACGATCACCAGCGGCGTCGGCTACCTGGCCGACGCCGGCACCTATGATCCCGGCTACAACCCGCACAGCGGAACGCGCCAATTCGTCGCCGGTGCCGCACCCGGCGCTTCCGGCACGCTCGGCCAACTCGTGAATCTCACGTCCCTCTCCTCCGTCATCCTAGACCGCATCGACGCCGGACTGGTCTCAGCCGACGTCTCGCTTTGGTATAACATCTACTATCAAGGCGGCCTGCCCGACTACCTCCACGTCACGCTTACCTTTCAGGACGCCTCCTCCAACTCGCTCGGCACCGCCACCACGGCCGATCTGAATTCCAGTTACTCCGGCGGCTCGCTCTGGAACTACTACTCCGACTCTTTCGCCGTGCCGGTCGGCACGCGCGCCATCACCTACACGATCGTCTCCCAGCGCGGCGCCAACGGCGGCTCCTACATCGACGCGTTCTCCGACGATCACAGCCTCGTCCTCTCCACCGTGCCCGAACCCGCATCATCCGCCCTCGTTGGCGGGCTGCTGGTCTGCATCGCGGCGCTAATTGTCCTCCGCCGTCGCACCGCCGGCCAGCCCCATGGCCCTCCTCCGCGCCCGGTTATCCCTTGA
- a CDS encoding methyltransferase domain-containing protein: MSHPSRPEFWDERYASGTTPWDYGGVPPQLKRYLEARPNGGRALIPGCGAGHEIAAFYEAGYDVTAVDFAPAAVERARANLGPLLADRVFLGDYFTFDFAAAPFDVVYERTFLCALPPELRPKYITRMAQLLKPGGVLVGLFYLGEEQGGPPYQLHAADEAKLFTPRFVLAQDQPVAEPFPLFGDNERWREYRRVR, translated from the coding sequence ATGAGCCACCCCTCGCGCCCGGAGTTCTGGGACGAGCGCTACGCCTCCGGCACGACGCCGTGGGATTACGGTGGTGTGCCGCCCCAGCTGAAGCGCTATCTCGAAGCACGCCCGAACGGCGGACGCGCGCTCATCCCCGGTTGCGGCGCGGGGCACGAGATCGCGGCGTTCTACGAGGCGGGCTACGACGTGACCGCGGTGGATTTCGCGCCCGCCGCCGTCGAGCGCGCCCGCGCCAACCTCGGGCCGCTGCTCGCCGACCGCGTGTTTCTCGGGGACTACTTCACCTTCGATTTCGCGGCGGCGCCGTTCGATGTGGTCTACGAACGCACTTTCCTCTGCGCGCTCCCGCCCGAGTTGCGTCCGAAATACATCACCCGGATGGCGCAGCTGCTGAAGCCCGGCGGCGTGCTCGTGGGCCTGTTCTACCTCGGCGAGGAACAGGGCGGTCCGCCGTATCAACTCCACGCGGCCGACGAGGCGAAGCTCTTCACGCCACGCTTCGTGCTCGCGCAGGACCAACCGGTGGCGGAGCCGTTTCCGCTCTTCGGCGACAACGAGCGCTGGCGCGAATACCGCCGCGTCAGGTAG
- a CDS encoding PQQ-binding-like beta-propeller repeat protein encodes MNRFARGALLFLVFAGVLAAQTTLYVTVGPYFYSFNALTGAAIAAPLGNTNSYTWQSALDGKGQLYVALYGQGQVGLYNAATGATLNQTFLQTGVNTPTGLALWGNNLYVASQPLQRISLYDATTGALANANFLTGFASPEYLLSDGNGRLYVSDYAGTVGVFDAATGAAINRNLVTGIAGVPMGMAVNTANNRLYVASVQGNSVAVFDATTGAMINSNLISGLTSPRALALDPAGALYVSSYNSTGGYYQVGKFDGLTGAAINPTLLINGGSITSLNILAVPEPTTWVCLAIGVVWLGCCGWRRRRAT; translated from the coding sequence GTGAACCGGTTCGCCCGAGGTGCGCTGCTGTTTCTGGTGTTCGCCGGCGTGCTGGCGGCGCAGACGACGCTCTACGTGACGGTGGGGCCGTATTTTTATTCGTTCAACGCGCTCACCGGCGCGGCCATCGCGGCGCCGTTGGGAAACACGAATTCGTATACGTGGCAGTCCGCGCTCGATGGCAAAGGCCAGCTCTACGTCGCGTTGTATGGGCAGGGGCAGGTGGGCCTCTACAACGCGGCCACCGGCGCCACGCTCAATCAGACCTTTCTGCAGACGGGCGTGAACACGCCGACCGGGTTGGCGTTGTGGGGCAACAATCTCTACGTGGCCTCGCAGCCGCTGCAGCGGATCAGCCTCTACGACGCGACGACCGGCGCGCTCGCGAACGCGAATTTCCTGACCGGTTTCGCCTCGCCCGAATACCTGCTCTCCGACGGAAACGGGCGACTCTACGTCAGCGACTACGCGGGGACCGTGGGCGTGTTCGATGCCGCCACGGGCGCGGCCATCAACCGCAACCTCGTCACCGGCATCGCCGGAGTGCCCATGGGAATGGCCGTGAACACCGCGAACAACCGGCTCTACGTCGCGTCGGTGCAGGGAAACAGCGTGGCGGTTTTCGACGCCACGACCGGAGCGATGATCAACTCGAATCTCATCAGCGGACTCACCAGTCCGCGCGCGCTCGCGCTCGATCCGGCCGGGGCGCTCTATGTCAGTTCTTACAACAGCACCGGCGGCTACTACCAAGTCGGCAAGTTCGATGGTCTCACGGGCGCGGCGATCAACCCGACGCTGTTGATCAACGGCGGCAGCATCACGTCGTTGAACATTCTCGCGGTGCCCGAGCCCACGACTTGGGTGTGTCTCGCTATCGGCGTTGTGTGGCTCGGGTGCTGCGGCTGGCGCCGCCGGCGCGCTACCTGA
- a CDS encoding Ig-like domain-containing protein, whose translation MKHTDTAPRITVWLALLATCTVFLAFARPLLAATQPFQPSITAPANKSTVATGTPVTISATVSGNANPIAKVEFFNLQLGQLIGTATAAPFSVSWTPTATGNVFLRVTAYDTAGQKANSAITTVTVVAGTATPPPAASYTLTVVNGTVNGAAATSLTAGSTATVVAAAAPAGQSFKNWSGNVAFANASAATTTFPMPATATTVTANYQAATTPPPPAAAPLTISSAATLPNATGGTTYSHQLSATGGTAPYSWKILGGSLESGLSLSTSGLISGTVGTSPWIYSYPFSAYVSVTDSVGASATGTIKLTIDAPAGYTPPTTQPPGGGTPQQSVYTVTVTNGTANGAATITAAPYTTVTLAAGTPPAGQAFKQWSGSVAFADALASTTTFQMPNSNVAITATFHTPKPIPATVAGHPRLWLNTSDLPRLRSWAHAGNPIWQQALRTNLQLALHVHTLCFPNGQPANPYPDSGNIDGYAGPNVTSDMVSEQHALVLAFHALVDPDANARLLYAQKARDLFMYIMNEAAKPHLKGAPFRDPIFSIFNRSNSAGETWPLLADWLQGVTDAAGSPVTILTASDKAVIRQVFMTWAEDCITAYTTGGDSPKPNRVTNSLQLLPGGHAYRMTANNYYLNHARLITMMPLAFDPVDDPALDASLPDAALGNTLRSYLSNATGAWLYQQFAMFGDPAEVRAALNLPATAKVGLASGGNAPEGGLYGHSIAYIQGQLLAMQTAGFTDPAFCGPQVSLVGSPHWDRYVHGFLSMMVPKQQIDPAQSYLGPVYSFANFGDLLRLWITPDNMTQFALLALVELKQGRSDHLNAARWIALNAVEGGASGFIERLKRPYSTHEPILAFMLFDPTDPTAMNPADPRPGYATTHWDPGLGRILARTDWSPNATFLDFRSGWLSINHQNCDGGQFQFYRKGEWLTKEFSNYDNYGVGQSTIWHNTLSLQNWCASGDPFIQWYERPYLKYGSQWNMHQSSGDPITTASSGPGYTHAQTDLTALYNRPNQFAPADALLDISHASRSLLWLQPDVVVVYDRASSVHNGFKRFNLTLTATPTLDAANRRATVVTPRGQYLFVHSLLPANGTMTYIAEDGTLTNVAQLEPSKGRLVVEDTTNPTSTRFLHVLQGADAASAQLTPTLLASTAGDPFAGAIVGNQVALFAVNYGATTNGTAYSAPLTTTKHHLSGFAPGARYSVIAVQNGANANIVVQPSATGAFTADASGLLVFDLSAALQ comes from the coding sequence ATGAAACACACTGACACTGCTCCACGCATCACGGTGTGGCTCGCGCTCCTCGCGACCTGCACCGTATTCCTCGCCTTCGCGCGTCCGCTGCTCGCAGCGACGCAGCCCTTCCAACCGTCGATCACCGCGCCGGCCAACAAATCCACCGTCGCCACCGGCACTCCGGTCACGATCTCCGCGACTGTCTCGGGCAACGCCAACCCGATCGCCAAGGTCGAGTTCTTCAACCTCCAGCTCGGCCAGCTCATCGGCACCGCCACCGCCGCGCCGTTCTCCGTCTCGTGGACGCCCACCGCGACCGGCAACGTCTTCCTCCGCGTCACGGCCTACGACACCGCTGGCCAGAAGGCCAACTCCGCCATCACCACCGTCACGGTCGTCGCCGGCACGGCCACTCCGCCGCCCGCCGCGAGCTACACGCTCACCGTCGTCAACGGCACCGTGAACGGCGCCGCCGCCACCTCGCTCACCGCCGGCAGCACCGCGACCGTCGTCGCCGCCGCCGCGCCCGCGGGCCAGTCGTTCAAGAACTGGAGTGGCAACGTCGCCTTCGCCAACGCGAGCGCCGCCACCACCACGTTCCCCATGCCCGCGACGGCCACCACCGTCACCGCGAACTACCAGGCCGCCACCACGCCGCCACCACCCGCCGCCGCGCCGCTCACGATCTCCTCCGCCGCCACGCTGCCCAACGCCACCGGCGGCACCACCTACTCGCACCAGCTCTCCGCCACCGGCGGCACCGCGCCCTACTCGTGGAAAATCCTCGGCGGCTCGCTCGAGTCCGGCCTCTCGCTCTCCACCTCCGGCCTGATCTCCGGCACCGTCGGCACCTCGCCGTGGATTTATTCCTATCCGTTCTCCGCCTACGTCAGCGTCACCGATTCCGTCGGCGCCAGCGCCACCGGCACGATCAAACTCACCATCGACGCGCCCGCCGGCTACACCCCGCCGACCACGCAGCCTCCCGGCGGTGGCACGCCGCAGCAGTCTGTCTACACCGTCACCGTCACGAACGGCACGGCCAACGGCGCCGCCACGATCACCGCCGCGCCCTACACGACCGTCACGCTCGCCGCCGGCACTCCGCCCGCCGGCCAAGCCTTCAAGCAGTGGAGCGGCTCCGTCGCGTTCGCCGACGCGCTCGCGAGCACCACGACGTTCCAGATGCCGAACTCCAACGTCGCGATCACCGCCACGTTCCACACGCCGAAGCCCATCCCCGCCACCGTCGCCGGCCACCCGCGTCTCTGGCTCAACACGAGCGACCTCCCGCGTCTCCGCTCCTGGGCACACGCCGGCAATCCGATCTGGCAACAGGCCCTGCGCACCAATCTCCAGCTCGCGCTCCACGTCCACACGCTCTGCTTCCCGAACGGCCAGCCCGCCAATCCGTATCCGGATTCCGGCAACATCGACGGCTACGCCGGCCCCAACGTCACCAGCGACATGGTGAGCGAGCAGCACGCGCTCGTCCTCGCCTTCCACGCGCTCGTCGATCCCGACGCCAACGCCCGCCTCCTCTACGCGCAGAAGGCGCGCGACCTGTTCATGTATATCATGAACGAGGCAGCCAAACCGCACCTCAAGGGCGCGCCGTTCCGCGATCCGATTTTCTCGATTTTCAACCGCTCCAACTCCGCCGGTGAAACCTGGCCGCTGCTCGCCGACTGGCTCCAAGGCGTGACCGACGCCGCCGGCTCGCCCGTCACGATCCTCACCGCCTCGGACAAGGCCGTCATCCGCCAAGTCTTCATGACGTGGGCCGAGGATTGCATCACCGCCTACACCACCGGCGGCGACTCTCCGAAACCCAACCGCGTCACGAACAGCCTGCAACTTCTCCCCGGCGGCCACGCCTACCGAATGACGGCGAACAATTACTACCTCAACCACGCGCGCCTCATCACCATGATGCCGCTCGCCTTCGATCCGGTCGACGATCCCGCGCTCGACGCCTCGCTGCCCGACGCCGCGCTCGGCAACACGCTGCGCTCCTACCTCTCCAACGCCACCGGCGCGTGGCTCTACCAGCAGTTCGCGATGTTCGGCGATCCCGCCGAGGTGCGCGCCGCGCTGAATCTCCCCGCCACCGCCAAGGTCGGCCTCGCCTCCGGCGGCAACGCGCCCGAAGGCGGCCTCTACGGCCACTCCATCGCCTACATCCAGGGCCAGCTCCTCGCGATGCAGACCGCCGGCTTCACCGATCCCGCCTTCTGCGGCCCGCAAGTCAGCCTCGTCGGCTCGCCGCATTGGGACCGCTACGTGCACGGCTTCCTCTCGATGATGGTGCCGAAGCAGCAGATCGATCCCGCGCAATCCTACCTCGGGCCCGTGTATTCGTTCGCCAACTTCGGCGACCTGCTCCGCCTCTGGATCACGCCCGACAACATGACGCAGTTCGCGCTGCTCGCGCTCGTCGAATTGAAGCAAGGCCGCAGCGACCACCTCAACGCCGCCCGCTGGATCGCGCTGAACGCCGTCGAGGGCGGCGCCTCCGGTTTCATCGAACGCCTCAAGCGCCCCTACAGCACGCACGAGCCGATCCTCGCGTTCATGCTCTTCGATCCCACCGACCCGACCGCGATGAATCCCGCCGATCCGCGCCCGGGCTACGCCACCACGCATTGGGACCCCGGCCTCGGCCGCATCCTCGCGCGCACCGACTGGTCACCCAACGCCACGTTCCTCGACTTCCGCTCCGGCTGGCTCTCGATCAACCACCAGAACTGCGACGGCGGCCAGTTTCAGTTCTACCGCAAAGGCGAGTGGCTCACCAAGGAGTTCTCCAACTACGACAACTACGGCGTCGGCCAGTCCACGATCTGGCACAACACGCTCTCGCTCCAGAACTGGTGCGCCTCCGGCGATCCCTTCATTCAGTGGTATGAGCGCCCGTATCTGAAATACGGCTCGCAGTGGAACATGCACCAGAGCAGCGGCGACCCGATCACCACCGCCAGCTCCGGCCCCGGCTACACGCACGCTCAGACCGATCTGACCGCGCTCTACAACCGCCCCAATCAATTCGCGCCGGCCGACGCGCTTCTCGACATCTCGCACGCCAGCCGCTCACTCCTCTGGCTCCAGCCCGACGTCGTGGTCGTCTACGACCGCGCCTCGTCGGTCCACAACGGCTTCAAGCGCTTCAACCTCACGCTCACCGCCACGCCGACGCTCGACGCCGCGAATCGCCGCGCCACCGTCGTCACGCCGCGCGGCCAGTATCTCTTCGTGCACTCGCTCCTCCCGGCGAACGGCACGATGACCTACATCGCCGAGGACGGCACGCTCACCAACGTCGCGCAACTCGAGCCGTCGAAGGGCCGCCTCGTCGTCGAGGACACCACGAACCCGACGAGCACGCGCTTCCTCCACGTCCTCCAAGGCGCCGACGCCGCCTCCGCGCAACTCACGCCCACGCTGCTCGCCAGCACCGCAGGCGACCCCTTCGCCGGCGCGATCGTCGGCAACCAAGTCGCGCTCTTCGCCGTAAACTACGGCGCCACGACCAACGGCACCGCCTACAGCGCGCCGCTCACCACGACGAAGCATCACCTCAGCGGCTTCGCCCCCGGTGCGCGCTACAGCGTCATCGCCGTCCAAAACGGCGCCAACGCCAACATCGTCGTCCAGCCCAGCGCCACCGGCGCCTTCACCGCCGACGCCTCCGGCCTGCTCGTCTTCGACCTCAGCGCCGCGCTGCAGTGA
- a CDS encoding PEP-CTERM sorting domain-containing protein: protein MKPSSLFSLCSWFRVAGFGVCAAVQAQVSVVDLGTPTSNSVAYAVSNGQQAGFDGTVATVWSGSAGSAVNLNPAGAFDSHARATNGTQQGGWADFVGVNGNDHAALWSGTAASFVDLHPAGASSSIVLALSATQQSGSAHYSGVAHATLWNGTAASAVDLNPAGAGGSEILVLNGAQQGGQALFGGVAHAGLWSGSAASFVDLHPAGADYSLVYTMTGAAQAGQMGVGGNSHAALWFGSAASVVDLNPAGATSSAAYAVVGSYQAGVAQIGGYDHAGWWAGDAATFHDLQPAITAAIGPSFTSSIIHGAELVGNTLYLVGQAYDAGMADQRAILVTVSAVPEPAASALMIALVVLGAMWLVLRRRKVVS from the coding sequence ATGAAACCGTCGTCTCTTTTCTCGCTCTGCTCGTGGTTCCGGGTGGCGGGGTTCGGTGTTTGCGCGGCGGTGCAGGCGCAGGTCTCGGTCGTCGACCTCGGCACTCCGACCAGCAACAGCGTGGCTTACGCGGTGAGCAACGGCCAGCAGGCGGGCTTCGACGGAACGGTCGCGACGGTGTGGAGCGGAAGCGCGGGCAGCGCCGTGAATCTCAACCCCGCGGGCGCATTCGATTCGCATGCGCGCGCGACGAACGGCACGCAGCAAGGCGGCTGGGCGGATTTCGTTGGCGTGAACGGCAACGATCACGCGGCGCTGTGGAGCGGCACGGCGGCGAGTTTCGTCGATTTGCACCCGGCGGGCGCGTCGTCCTCGATCGTCCTGGCCTTGAGCGCCACGCAACAGAGCGGCTCGGCGCACTACTCGGGCGTAGCGCATGCGACGCTCTGGAACGGCACGGCGGCAAGCGCGGTGGACCTGAATCCGGCCGGCGCGGGCGGCTCCGAGATTCTCGTGCTGAACGGCGCGCAACAAGGCGGCCAGGCGCTCTTCGGCGGCGTGGCGCACGCGGGGCTGTGGAGCGGGAGTGCCGCGAGTTTCGTCGATCTGCATCCGGCGGGCGCCGACTACTCGCTGGTCTACACGATGACCGGAGCGGCGCAGGCGGGCCAGATGGGCGTCGGCGGGAATTCGCATGCGGCGCTGTGGTTCGGCAGTGCGGCGAGCGTCGTGGATTTAAATCCGGCGGGCGCGACGAGCTCGGCTGCCTACGCGGTGGTCGGTTCGTATCAGGCCGGTGTCGCGCAGATTGGCGGTTACGATCACGCCGGTTGGTGGGCGGGCGACGCGGCGACGTTCCACGACCTGCAGCCGGCGATCACGGCGGCGATCGGGCCGAGCTTCACGTCGTCGATCATCCACGGCGCGGAACTGGTGGGCAACACGCTGTATTTGGTCGGCCAAGCCTACGATGCGGGCATGGCCGACCAGCGCGCGATCCTCGTGACGGTTTCGGCGGTGCCGGAGCCGGCGGCGAGCGCGTTGATGATCGCGCTCGTGGTGCTCGGGGCGATGTGGCTGGTGTTGCGCCGGCGGAAGGTCGTGTCGTGA